In the Candidatus Krumholzibacteriia bacterium genome, one interval contains:
- the dnaX gene encoding DNA polymerase III subunit gamma/tau encodes MAYQVLARKWRPQTFEQMVGQQHVTTTLANAIARGRVAHAYLFTGPRGCGKTTMARLLAKALNCDEGPTAEPCGTCPSCVGIAQGNLLDVLEIDAASNTGVDNIRELRENAQYQPTAGKKRVFIIDEVHMLSKGAFNALLKTLEEPPEHVHFVFATTEPVKIPRTILSRCQRFDFRLFTLQELVDRLRTITSSEEIDIADDAIEMLASLAEGSMRDALSLADQAIASTEGRLDAAGVLQLYGMVGHEPYLDLNQAILDRQPKAALDLIDQLVRGGHDLVEFARGLVANFRDLTLLRLDTALVDRIDKPEAVKKRLAEQAQGMPLADWTYLAERAAEHYAALERAPQPRWLMETQVVEYATLESRVLLSEVLARLGDASPAPARAAGAAAAASSPPPPARPAPSTPSPGSTRATPDVPAGEAAAAGDDTWRRFVAAVREKQIALGTLLAEAAPRLDGDRLDLVFQPEHNFQRQQVARTEALGVLARIAATVYGRTLELRAVASDHADEESELQKATQAEVAPDAEQKLARQAQRNPNLGKLIDGLGGTRSE; translated from the coding sequence ATGGCGTATCAGGTCCTGGCCCGGAAGTGGAGGCCGCAGACCTTCGAGCAGATGGTGGGGCAGCAGCACGTCACCACCACGCTCGCCAATGCCATCGCGCGCGGTCGCGTGGCCCATGCCTACCTGTTCACCGGCCCGCGCGGTTGTGGCAAGACCACCATGGCCCGCCTGCTGGCGAAGGCGCTGAACTGCGACGAGGGGCCCACGGCCGAGCCCTGCGGAACGTGCCCGAGTTGTGTGGGCATCGCCCAGGGCAATCTTCTCGACGTGCTCGAGATCGACGCCGCCAGCAACACCGGTGTCGACAACATCCGCGAGCTCCGCGAGAACGCGCAGTACCAGCCCACCGCGGGCAAGAAGCGCGTGTTCATCATCGACGAGGTGCACATGCTGTCGAAGGGCGCGTTCAACGCCCTTCTCAAGACGCTCGAGGAACCGCCCGAGCACGTGCACTTCGTCTTCGCCACGACCGAGCCGGTGAAGATCCCCCGGACCATCCTGTCGCGCTGCCAGCGCTTCGACTTCCGCCTGTTCACGCTTCAGGAACTGGTCGACCGGTTGCGGACGATCACCTCGTCCGAAGAGATCGACATCGCCGACGACGCCATCGAGATGCTGGCGAGCCTGGCCGAGGGCAGCATGCGCGACGCGCTCAGCCTGGCCGACCAGGCGATCGCCTCGACCGAGGGCCGGCTGGACGCCGCCGGCGTGTTGCAGCTCTACGGCATGGTCGGCCACGAGCCCTACCTCGACCTGAACCAGGCGATCCTCGATCGTCAGCCGAAGGCGGCGCTCGACCTGATCGACCAGCTCGTGCGCGGGGGGCACGACCTGGTGGAGTTCGCGCGCGGACTGGTGGCGAACTTCCGCGACCTCACGCTGCTGCGCCTCGACACGGCGCTCGTCGATCGGATCGACAAGCCCGAAGCGGTGAAGAAGCGCCTGGCCGAACAGGCGCAGGGAATGCCCCTGGCCGACTGGACCTACCTGGCCGAGCGTGCGGCCGAGCACTACGCCGCGCTCGAGCGCGCGCCACAACCGCGTTGGCTCATGGAGACGCAGGTGGTCGAGTACGCCACGCTCGAGAGCCGGGTGCTGTTGAGTGAGGTGCTGGCACGTCTGGGCGACGCCTCACCGGCACCCGCCCGGGCCGCCGGAGCGGCTGCTGCCGCGTCGAGCCCGCCCCCTCCCGCACGGCCCGCACCGTCGACGCCGTCCCCCGGGTCCACCCGGGCCACGCCGGACGTCCCGGCCGGTGAGGCTGCGGCGGCCGGCGACGACACCTGGCGGCGCTTCGTCGCCGCGGTCCGCGAGAAGCAGATCGCCCTGGGTACCCTGCTCGCCGAAGCCGCGCCACGCCTCGATGGCGACCGCCTGGATCTCGTCTTCCAGCCCGAGCACAACTTCCAGCGCCAGCAGGTGGCGCGGACCGAGGCCCTGGGCGTGTTGGCGCGGATCGCGGCCACCGTCTACGGGCGGACCCTGGAACTGCGCGCGGTCGCCAGCGATCACGCCGACGAGGAGAGCGAACTGCAGAAGGCCACGCAGGCCGAGGTCGCACCCGACGCCGAGCAGAAGCTCGCCCGTCAGGCGCAGCGCAATCCCAATCTGGGGAAGCTGATCGACGGACTGGGTGGCACCCGGTCCGAGTGA
- a CDS encoding YbaB/EbfC family nucleoid-associated protein, with translation MDMNKLMQQAQQMQENMQKLQEELKDKQVEAESGGGAVKVVFNGRQELVSLKIDPTSVDPDEVDLLEDLILAAMQEGQRKASDMAQEEMKRVAGPLGGGGIPGLF, from the coding sequence ATGGACATGAACAAGCTCATGCAGCAGGCGCAGCAGATGCAGGAGAACATGCAGAAGCTGCAGGAGGAGCTGAAGGACAAGCAGGTCGAAGCCGAGAGCGGCGGGGGCGCGGTGAAGGTCGTCTTCAACGGTCGGCAGGAACTCGTGTCGTTGAAGATCGATCCGACCTCGGTCGACCCCGACGAGGTCGACCTGCTCGAGGATCTGATCCTGGCCGCCATGCAGGAGGGCCAACGCAAGGCTTCGGACATGGCCCAGGAAGAGATGAAGCGCGTGGCGGGACCGCTCGGTGGTGGCGGCATCCCCGGTCTGTTCTAG